The nucleotide sequence CGACCCTGTCCCTGTTGGCCCTTGCCCTTGCCGTCCTGCCCGCGCTGGCCCAGCCGCCCGTGGATACGCCGCCGCCGCCGGAGGAGGATGCGCCCTGGTCCCCGGAGACCTTCCAGACGGAGTTCGCCGCGAGCTACACGCCGCAGCGCGCGCTCGCCCTCTGCATGGACGCGGCCGAGGAGACCGACGACTTCGACTTCCTGCGGCTCATCCTCGACAAGTGGAAGAGCGTGGATCCCGACGACGCCGCGGCCTACTTCGCGCGCCGGCAGGCGTCGCGGGAGGGCTCGCCGCAGGCGGCCGTGCTCCGCGGCCTCGCCAGCCAGGATCCGCTGGACGCCCTCCACTGGGCGCGCGCGGCGATCGCGCTCGACCCCGGCAACCTGGCCGCCTACCGCCTGCTCACCGGCATCTACATGCGAAACCTCTTCGGCGAGACCGATCCGCCCGAGGCGCTCGTCGCCGCCTTCGAACGCGACAAGGACGCCTTCCAGCGGCTGGCGGAGTTCAGCGGCGACGACCCCGAGGCCCTGCGCCCGCTCGAGGAGTACCAGCTTCACGCCGGTGACGCCCAGGCCGCCCTCGCCACCTTCGAGAAGGCCAAGGCCGCCGGCGCCCGCTGGGCGCAGGACCTGGAGCTGGCGCGCATCAAGGCGCATCTCGGCGACTATGGCGCGGTGCGCGACATCGTCGCGAAGAACATCGACAGCTTCGTGGCCGCCGGCCGCCTCTCCGCCGACGAGCGCGACGACTACGTGCGCTACTACTACGCCAACAGCCTGCGCGACGCGCACGCCTACGAACAGCTGCTCACCGAGCGCCGCGCCGAGACCCCGGCCGCGGACGACCGCGAGGCGCGCG is from Candidatus Latescibacterota bacterium and encodes:
- a CDS encoding redoxin domain-containing protein, which produces MTLRRAATLSLLALALAVLPALAQPPVDTPPPPEEDAPWSPETFQTEFAASYTPQRALALCMDAAEETDDFDFLRLILDKWKSVDPDDAAAYFARRQASREGSPQAAVLRGLASQDPLDALHWARAAIALDPGNLAAYRLLTGIYMRNLFGETDPPEALVAAFERDKDAFQRLAEFSGDDPEALRPLEEYQLHAGDAQAALATFEKAKAAGARWAQDLELARIKAHLGDYGAVRDIVAKNIDSFVAAGRLSADERDDYVRYYYANSLRDAHAYEQLLTERRAETPAADDREARADRDYDIACLEAMLGRREPAVDALQAALDSGFTNAQQMKDDEDLKSLHDHPRWNALVAEAEAAHAAGADVRRTAILAEQVDRVAPDWTLRATDGTMVSLADLRGQVVLLDFWATWCGPCRMAMPVLDTWMKERKPAGVRVFSVNVWEQTPAGAAAFMKREGYGMELLFDGDDVAKAYGVTGIPYLCAIDAEGHLRFEEKGYSPELADKLDAWAGVLVTR